The genomic interval TTGAGGGCATCAACGTGAACTGGAACGGCCTCGGCTGATCTGAACCCATGAATATCTTTGGCGTCGGTCTCCCCGAAATGGCGGTTATCGGCGCCGTTGCGCTACTGGTTTTCGGTCCGAAGCGCTTGCCAGAGCTTGGTCGCACGTTGGGAAAGACCCTGAAGGGATTCCAATCCGCGTCCAAGGAATTTGAGCGCGAGATCAACAAAGCCATGGCAGATCCGGAGGTGCCAGCGGACGCTGCCAAACCGGTCGAAGAACTTCCCCCCGGCGACTGAGTCGCCACAACTGAGTCGCCGCAGTGGTATGACCACCGATCTCAAGCTTGTCGTGGGACTGGGGAACCCCGGCACGAAATACACGGGCACGCGCCACAACATCGGCTTCATGGCTTTGGAGCTTTTTTCGGAGCGTTCCGGATTCAGTTTTCGGCAGCAAGCCAAATTGCATGGCTTGGCGGCCGACACAGGAGTGGGTGATCAGCGTTTGCGCCTCCTCATGCCGCAGACCTACATGAACGACAGCGGTCGTGCCATTCGTGCTGCGCTCGATTGGTTTGGCCTCGAGCCCCATCAACTGCTGGTGTTGGTGGATGACATGGATCTCCCCCTTGGCCGTTTGAGGCTGCGTGCTCAGGGGAGTGCTGGTGGTCACAACGGACTGCGTAGCACCATTCAGCATCTCGGCACCCAGGCGTTCCCCAGGCTGCGGATCGGGATTGGTGCTCCGGCTGAGAACCCTGCCGAGCGTCGTGCCCGAACGGTTTCTCACGTGCTTGGACCCTTCAGCAAGCTGGAGCAGCCCTGTGTGGGGGCTGTCCTGGACGCTGTCCTGGAAGGGATTCATCGTCTTCAACGTCAGAGCTTTGAGCGCGCCGGGACCTGGATCAACGGGTTTCGCTACGACCTGGAGTCCGAAGACTGATGCCGGCTCTTCCGGCGACAACAGCCCATCTACGGGTGCTTCGCCAATGTTTTCAGGCGAAACGTGTTGAGGGTGAGGTCTCTGCCGGAGGCTTTGAGTGGCAGTTTTCCTGGGCGTTTGACCGCGGCGAGCTGATGGTGGAGCCGTCCTTAGGACGTGCCCTGATCGAGGATGCCTTGCGGCGGTTCCTGGTGCGTTCTGATTACAAGCTCGAACCAGGAGGTGACTACACCTTCATGGTCAGGGCCAGGTTTTGAGCACGAATGTGGGTGCAGGCTCTGGCCATTGCAGGTGGCACCCCAGGTGCTCTTCCAGCATGACTAAGGCGGCAACAGCATCCAGGTCCACCGGTGGAATGCGCAGCCCTTTCGGTAGAACTCGGCGCCAACCCCGAGCCGGCCACAGCGTCCAGTAACGCTGTCTTGCCCGCAGGGTGGTCCCCTGCTCCGGAATCACGGTGAGGCTGCCCAGGCCTTCCAGCCGCTTGATCCACGCTTGGCTTCCTGTTCCGTCGCCAATCAGGATGCGATCTAGAGCTTGGTCTTGATTCCACTGCTCGAGCCAGGGTTCCACGGCCTCTGGGGTCAGAACATGGCCCTCGCTGACAAGACCATGCTGAAGATCGGCCAGCACAAGGCCACATTTGCAGCGGCCTGGGTCGAGCACGGCCACCCGTTTCATGGGGATGCCTCAACCGTGACGACTACAGCATCGGAGCTGTAGCTAATCCCTGCGGCAATCACCTTCAAGACCACGCTTTTGCTGGGTCCCTCCATCAATGCCTGGGCCAGTTGGGAGAGTGCTGATCCATCGAATTGCAGTCCTTCCGTCAGGGATCCTCGCCGTTGCACCTCGGCATAGGCCGAGGCCAAGAGAAGGTTCAGCCGCGTTCGAATGCCCTCCGGTGTGCGTTCATCCGTTCGCAGTGTGGTGGTCGCTAGCACGTCACCGCTTTGCGCCACCGGGCGGTTGGGACGCACTTCGGGGAAGGCGTACACCGCCGTTTCACCACGCAGCACATTGGTGGCGGAGCGCAGCGAGATCACCCAGGTGTCCGGCTTGCGGATGATGTTCTGCAAGCGTTCCACGTCGCTGCGGGGAACGCGGATCAACTGTCGTTCGGGTGCTTCACCCGGCCTCACCTTGCCGTAGGCGTTGGCATTGGCCTCTTGAAGCAGCCTGTCGACAGCCTGTTTCGCTTGATCAGGAGCATCGAGACGAACCGTTGCTCTCGCCAAGGTTTGTCCGCTACTGATCACCACCGATCCACGCCTCAGGGCGACCAGGTTGAATTCGAGTTCCTTGAGTTCCTGCTCGCCAGCTCGGATTCGGCTCCGCACGCTTTTCAATTCGGCCTCCGTGCGCTGGATGTCGGCATCGCGGGAGGCGATGTCCCGGCTCAGACGCTCACGTTCTGCTTCGAGTTGGGCGCGTTCGTTCTGCAGGGGAGCCAGTTCACGGCGCAGGGTGTCAGCCCGTTGCTGTGACTGCTTGAGTTCAGCGGCGATCCGGTTGGCTTCTGTTCGGGTCTCTTCCCGTTCCCGTTCGGCTGCATCGAGCTGCCGCCGGCTGTCCTGGAGCCGGTCTTGCAGAGCATCCAGTTCAAACAGGCCCACCCGCAGCTGGCGGCTCACCAGCAGCAGCAGGCCGAGCGACAGTGCGCTGATCAGGCTGCCGGTCAGCACCGTAATCAGAACGGCGGTCCGTCGCGGGCGCATCTTGAACAGACTCAGGCGGGCCTTGCCGACACGACTTCCCAGCCGGTCACCCAGGGTCGACAGAACGCCCCCGAGCACCAGCAGAACCAGGATCAGTGCCCAGCCACTCATGGCCGCACCTGTGGGTTGACGTGCTGCCTAGCTGAATCGTTTGGCCAGAGCGATTGGATCCAGAACGGTGATTTTTTTGCGGTCAATCTGAACCAGACCGGATTGACGCAAGTCTCCCAGCAGACGCGTGATTGTCACGCGCGTTGAGCCAATCGCTTCGGCGATGGCCTGATGGGACAGGCGCAGGTCGATGGTGATTCCCAGTTCATCCGCTACGCCGAAATCCCTGCACAGCACCAACAGAAAGCTCACCAGTCGGGATGACATGTCCCTGTGGGTCAGCGTTTCGATCATCGTTTCGGTCTGAAGAATCCGACTGGAAAGGCCCTGCAGCAAGCGCAGGCCAACGCTGGTATCCGCTTCGATCGCCGCCTTCACGGATGTCGCAGGCGCCGTCACCATCTCGACTCTGGTGAAGGCTACGGCGTGGTAGAAGCGATCAGACCGTTGACCGGTCAGCAACGACAGCACCCCAAAGAGGCTGTTCTCGCGGAGCAAGGCCACTGTGATCTCTTCCCCTGACTCGTAGACGCGGGAGAGACGGACCGCTCCGCGGCGGATCAGATAGACACGTTCAGCAGGATCTCCAGGGAAAAAGATGGTCTTGTTGCGGTCCACCAGTTCACTGCTGGCGCCGTCCAGATCCCGGATGATTTCCAGGAGGGAGCGGTTGGCCGGTTCTGTGCTGGGGGTTGGAGCCACCATCTGCGGGGCGTATCGGCTGAAACCTCGGCTACTGGTCATGACAACCCCCTGGTGAGGCGAAGCTACGGAGCCAACGGTGGCCGCCGTGTAGCGGTTATTACGTAACTCTGCTGTGCTCGTTCATCGCTTGGCGTTGCGCCTGCATCAGGGATGTCAATCCAGGCTCAGCCAGATCCAGTAATTCATTGAGCTGGCTGCGGCTGAAGGGCGCTCCCTCCGCAGTTCCCTGGATCTCCAACAGGCGACCATCGCCAGCCTGCACAACATTCAGGTCCACCTCAGCTCTGCTGTCTTCGCTGTAGTCCAGATCCAGCAAGGCCTGGCCACCCACTAGGCCGACGGACACGGCCGCTACCTGGTCGATCAGTGGCGATTGCTCCAGAATCCCCTTTTCCACGAGTGAAAGGCAGGCTTGCTCAAGGCCGAGCCAAGCTCCCGTGATGGATGCAGTCCGTGTTCCGGCGTCGGCTTGGATCACATCGCAGTCGATCAGCAAGGTGCGCTCGCCCAGACGCTTCATGTCGATCACAGCGCGAAGGCTTCGGCCGATCAACCGTTGAATCTCCTGCGTGCGGCCCGACAATTTCATGAGCTCCCGTGATTGCCTCTGCGGCGTGGATCCCGGCAGCAGCCGGTATTCGGCGCTGACCCATCCCAACCCTTCCCCCTTCCGCCAGCGGGGAACCTTGTCCTCCAGGCAGACGCTGCACAGAACAGCGGTTCGGCCGGTGTGAACCACAAGGGAGCTCAAGGCAAAACCCATGGGATTCCAGGTCACCGAGAACGGCCGTAATTGCTCAGGGCGACGGCCATCGGTTCGGCTTCCAGCGGTTTGGCTCATCGGTGGTGTGCAGTTCTTCAAGCCTCGCAGCCGGTTGGTTCTCGCCCGTCCAAACACCATGGGTGGTGTCAATGCACTTGTGGAATGTCATCTCGCCGCTACATTCAAGGTCTTGCCGGGATTGCCCGGACGGATGTTGCCGTGATGACCACAAGCCTTGCCGACCCCCAAGCGTTCCAGAACTCTCTGGATCGGGATCAGCAGGCTTTGCAACGGGCAGGACTCAGGCCCCTGCCACCTGTTGCAGATCCTCCACCCCTATATCTGGTGGCGCCCGAAGGGCAGCTCCAGGTGCACACAGCGCCCTATCGCGGCAGTTTCGCCAGTGTTCTCAGTCAGGCGATGCGTTCCGCTGGCCTGGGCAGTCGTGTTCTGATCAGTCAGTTCCTCAAAGGGGGCGTGCAGCAGGGGCCCGCAGGTCGCGTCCAACTTTGTGGAGGCCTGGTTTGGCTGCGTCCTGAGGTGCCTCTCTGCCTCTCCTCTCCGAATCACCCCGGCGGTGCGGAGGCGGTGGCTGCCGTTTGGTCCATCTGCCGTCAGCATTTGATTCAGGGGGATCTCGACCAGTTGGTTCTGGATGAAATCGGCCTGGCTGTGGCCTTCGGTTACCTCAATGAATCGGACGTGATTTCAGCTCTCGAGCAGCGGCCCGCCTCGATGGATGTGATCATCACAGGACCTGCGATCCCCGCTGGCGTGGTGGAGATGGCAGATCAAGTCACGGAGTTGCGCCGAGGTTTCTGATGCTCAAGTGCGATCGCTGGATCACTGAACAGGCTGGGCAGGGAATGATCGAGCCATTCCAGAGCGGCCTCGTCCGTCATCTGGATCCGGAGCAGAAGCTGCGTCCGGTGCTGAGCTTTGGTTGCTCCTCCTACGGCTACGACCTACGCCTGTCTCCTCAGGAATTTTTGATCTTCCGGCACGTTCCCGGCACGGTGATGAATCCCAAGCGGTTCAATCCGGCCAATCTCGAGCCAACTCCTCTCCATGAAGATGAGGACGGTCGATATTTCATTCTTCCGGCCCACTCCTATGGCCTTGGCGTGGCGCTTGAAAAGCTTCGAGTTCCTCCCAACATCACTGTGATCTGTTTGGGTAAGAGTACTTATGCCCGCCTTGGAATCATTGTGAACACCACCCCAGCGGAAGCCAGCTGGGAGGGTCACCTCACCCTTGAATTCAGCAACAGCTCCGGTGCTGACTGCCGGATCTATGCCGATGAAGGCATTTGTCAGCTGTTGTTTTTTGAGGGTGATCCCTGTGCGACCACCTACAGCGATCGGCAGGGCAAATACCAGCACCAGCCCGAACGTGTGACGCTCGCCAAGGTTTAGATCTCCCCGCTTTAAGGGGCCAGTCGTGCTCGATGCAGCCTGCTTTTTTCGTACCAGGCGGCGAACTCAGGAGCCCAATCCACCATGTGGGGCCACATCAGATCGCAGAGCTGGCGGATCTCCAGCTGAGCATCGAGTTTGGCCCGTAGATCCATGAAGTGGAGAAACGCGCGCAAACTGAAGCTCACCACAAAGTGCTGGCGGTAGTCGAACGGAAGGATGCCGCGGGCGTGCTCCTCGGAGAAGCCGGCTTTGAGAAGATCCCTGTATCGCTCGGCAGCGCTTCGGCATAGATCAAGATCTTGGTTGCGCAGCTCTTCCGTGTAGGCATATTTCTTGCCCTGCCTGTCGCTGTAGTCGCCGACGGGCCGCAAATAAAACACCTCTTCAAGCTCTAGGGCCCCATCCGCTGCTCTGCAGATGCGATCGCCCGTGTAGCGCATCGATTGCACATCGAAGCTCACGCCGACCCGATGGGTGCGGGCCTGCTGCATCACCGAATGAGGGAACCAGCCCACGTTCAGCACGATCTGTGCATGTTCCATGGGGCCGTAATGGCCGCGCTCTCCGGATAGCAAACGTTTAACGCAGATCTCCCCAGCCCTTTGTTCATCAGGCCAACTGGCACGATCTCCGGCCACAAAACCTTCGCTGTAGTCCTGATGCATGGCCGCATAGATGCATTGCTGCGGGTTCGGCGTGGCAGCGATCAGATCGACCCGAAAGCGGTCCATGGGAGCGTCAGAGTGACGAGTTGTGGTGATCATGGCGAGGTGTGTCAACCATGGCTGCGAGGTCCAGCCGTTGGTTGGATCGACGTTCCCGCTAATGCGCTATCTGCGGAGGAGGGACCAGGCAGACGGCTGATGCTGCCGACTCCAGGCAAGGCTGGCAATGGCTGATTCTCAAGCAGTGCAGCACTCAAGAGTTGCAGTTCTTCCGAGCTGCGCAGGCCGAGGGATCGGCCCCTTGGCTCCCCCTCGGCGTTGAACAGGTTCAACTGAGGAATGCCATTCACGTCGTAGCGATCAACCAGATCTTGCCAACGGGGATTGTCGACGTTCACCAGAACAACATCGAGTTGCTCTCGGGAACTCTGCTCCAGTTCCAGCATTGAGGGAGCCATTTCTCTGCAGACCTGACACCAGTCGGCGTAGAACTCGATCAGTGTGGGCCGTCCGTTGTTCAAAGCAGTCTGCGGGTCGAGGGATCGTCTCGCCAGCTGCTCCATCGGACTTTCGCTCTGAATACCGCCTCGCAACATCACCAGACCGAGGGCGAGAGCAACCGCGACCAGCACCAGCACCCATCGCTGTGTCGTGCCAAGGGGAGAAGACTCTGGGGAACGTGTCATCGCGCCTCAACCGCTGCCATCACTTTGGCAGCTCCTCAGGAAGCTCGCGGCTAGCTTGCACCCATGCCAATTCTGCGACTGCTGAGCCTTCCGGTTCGGGCGCCGTTGCTGACGGTGCTGTTTCTCGTTGCGGTTGTGCTCGGAAACCATTGGCAGGTTGTTCAGCCCGCATTCACCTCTCTCTTCGGGGTGAGTTCGGCCTGGTTCTGGTGCCTCGTGCTGCTGCAGGCCGAGGTGGTTGTCGTGTTCTGCACAATGCCGGATCTGCTGCTGCGGCAGGTGTCGATGCTCATGGCGTCCAGCCGGGTGATGACGTTGGTCGTCACGTTGCTGTTGGTGATTACCGGTGGCATTTACCTGCTCAAGCTCAATGTTCTTACCGACGTTCTGATCCTGGCTTCAGCCTTGCTGTTGGCGCGTCTCGATCTCATTCGCATTGGCGTCCTGCCCGGTGCCAGGACGTGCCTATTCCTGATGAGTGCCGTCGTGATCGGCGGCATCGTCGCTGGCACGCTTCTGCCTAACCCCACGGCCAACCTCTTCGCAGGAGGGTTGATCACCACCTGAGTAGCCGATCAGGTTGTCGAGCACTTTCTTGGTGTAGAAGCGTGTTTCCGGGTACGGAATGCGTTCTACCCAGAGCGCAGCATCGTCCCCATTGGTGGGCTGAGGCCATGAGGCCACGGCGCCGGGCCCGGCGTTGTAGCTCGCAATACTGCGAAAGGGGTCGTTCTCCCATCGCTCTAATAATTGGTTGAGGTATCGCGCTCCCAGTTGGATGTTGTCGGCGGGATCCTGCAGCATCAGCGTGCTGGTTGGCTCGCCAGCCATCTCCGTGGCTGTGGATGGAAGCAGTTGCATCACGCCAACGGCCCCTGCGGGGGAGACGACCCCAGGTGCAAAGCGTGACTCCTGCTTGGCGATCGCTCGCAGCAGATTGGCGTCAAGATCTTCCTCCTGCGCTGCTGCTTTCATCTCAGCCTGGAAGAGGCGGGGGAACTGGCTGCGGTGGAGGAGGTGCCGTTGCTGGCAGCTGGGATCACGCCAGCGAAGGCTGAGCCACCAGAGCTGATCCAGTCCCATCCAGGTGTCTCCGACGGCAAGGCGCAGTCTGCCTTCGGCGAGACGTTCTTCGGGTGGGAGCGTGATCACAGGATCACGCTGTGCCTGCCAGATCTCCCAGGCTGCATGCACCTGCCCGAGCCGCCAAAGGGTGTTCACTAAGGCGTCTTGGCTATTGAGGGGTTGCCAGGTCTGTGGATCCTTCTGCGGGTGTTGTTTGCGTAGATCCAGAGGTCCTGAGATCCCTAGGCGATCCATGGCGCGCCATCGGTAGTAGCCCGCTGGGAAGGACCTGATCAGGCTGCGCCAGGTGCGCTCAGCCTTTTCCGTTTCACCAAGTTCCTGGTGGCTGAGCCCAAGCCAGAACAGCCTGCGTGCCTCCAACGGTGGTGGCAGAGGGCCCTGCTCGCTGCGGCGGTCCAACAGGTTGCGGGTGCGCTCCCAATTCCCGGCAAGGAAAGCATCGCGGGCGAGGTCCCATTGGAGTTGCCAGATGTCGGGATCGTTGGGCCACCGGTTCAGGGCGGCTTCCGCTTCATTGCCGTCGGCCAGTCGCACGCGAGCCGCGGCAACGGCGGCTGAGCGCTTCTCAACGCCTGCCGGCAGGGCATCCAGGACCCCAGGATCGGGATAAAGCGGCTCGCTCAAAATCCTTGCCGCTTCAAGGCTTGCGGCATGGCCTGGGTGGGTTTGCGCCAGGGTCAGCAGCTGTGCTGTTCCCTCATCAGGGTCACCATGCAGCAGCAGGGATCGACCAATGGCCAGTTGGGTTTCCGGGGCGGCATCGACGTCCTGGAGACAGGCCAGCGCTGTTTCCGCATGGCCTCGTTTCGCCATTGCTTGCGCCAAGTTTTGGCGCTGGGCGGGCTCTGGTGCCTGTGCCCCCGTGGCCTGGCAGGCGTCACGCATCTGTTCTAAGGCCCCCGGCCAACGCACATTCCAGCGGGCCAGGTGCAGGGCCCCTTGATGGTTCTGCAGCGGTTCGGGCCCACCCCCCGCTGCCAACGTCAGCGCTGCTGGGTGGGCGGGTTGCTGCTGAAGCAGCTGCTGGTGATAAAGGGGTTTGTTCTGGCCAAGAGCCAAGCGAGCCCAGGCGGAGCCGGGCTCTTCGGGAAAGCGATCAAGAAGGCGCTGCCAGGTTTGTTCGGCCACCGCTGTCTTGCCCTGGGCGGCGGCGGTGAGTGCTGCCCGTTCGAGGACCACAGCAGCGACCGGATCGTGTCCCCAGCCTTGGCCATTGAGGAGTTGATTCGATTCATCTCTGGCCACCATCAATAAGGCGGCTTCTCGACGTGTCTGTGGATCGATAGACCAGCGGTAGTGCTGCCAGAGCTGTGCTTGCGAGAGCTCAGGTGTTAAGGGGTGATGCTGCCTCTTGAGCAGGTGCTGCCCACCCCATGCAGCAAAGCCGCTGAGACTGGCAACCGAGAGGAGCAGCAGCGTTCCGATTCGCGGCCCTGCCAGCACACCCAACCTGGATCAGAACTCATTCTGATGATCTTGACGGGAATGGCGACCGTTTCATCGACTGAGGGCAGATGAGGGCAGAGCTGCACCTGTCACGTTCCTGGGAAGCAGCGTTAGAAGCGCTTCGTATGGTGCTGTCCACGATTGAGACCCATGGTTCATACGGCGTGTTCCCCGATTGGCCCGGCTCTCGGTGACGCTGCGCCGGGGTTTGGAACCGATGGGATCCGTGGGCTTGCTGGCACCGTTCTGACGCCGGCCTTGTGCCTTCAGGTCGGCTACTGGGTTGGTCGGGTTCTGCAGGCGGAAGGCCCTGTTCTGATCGGGATGGATTCCCGGACGAGCGGCAGCATGGTGGTGTCTGCCCTGACAGCCGGTTTGACGGCGGCCGGCCGCGATGTGTGGACTTTGGGCCTTTGTCCGACACCGGCGGTTCCTCTGCTGATTCGCCAGCTCGGTGCCGCCGGTGGCTTGATGGTGTCCGCAAGCCACAACCCCCCTGCGGACAACGGAATCAAAGTCTTTGGAGCTGATGGCGCCAAGCTCAGCGCCCAGCGTCAGGCTCAAGTGGAAGCAGGTCTGAAGGGGCAACTCCCGATGGCCGAGGGTGCTTTTCGCTGCGGCGTTGCGCGATCAAGCGCCGACCTTCTGGATGGGTACCGCGAGGTCTTGCAGCAATCGGTGGCTGAACGCCGTCTCGACGGCGTTCCCATCGTTCTTGACCTTTGCTGGGGCTCCGCGACAGCCTGCGGCGAGGATGCGTTTCGTGCCTTGGGGGCTGATCTCACCGTGCTTCACGGTGAACCCGATGGCTCCCGCATCAACGTTGGCTGTGGATCCACCCATTTGGAACCTCTGCAGCGGGCTGTGATCGAGCGCGGTGCGGCGATGGGATTTGCTTTTGACGGTGATGCCGATCGGATGCTGGCAGTTGATGGCCGCGGATCCATCATCGATGGAGACCACGTGCTTTTCCTCTGGGGGTCAGTGCTGCAGGACCAGCAGGCGCTGCCCGATCAGCGATTGGTGGCGACCGTGATGTCGAACCTCGGCTTCGAGCGGGCCTGGCAGCAGCGGGGCGGCACTTTGGACCGCACTCCGGTGGGCGATCAGCATGTGCATGCAGCGATGGTGGCCAGTGGCGCTGCCCTCGGTGGCGAGCAATCCGGTCACATTCTTTCGGCCTCCCACGGGCTATGTGGCGATGGTGTTCTGACCGCTGTGCAGCTGGCCACCCTGTGTCATGCCCAGGGCATCACCCTCAGCGATTGGTTGGACCGCAGTTTTCAGGCCTACCCCCAGAAATTGGTCAATGTGCGGGTGATGGATCGTGCGCGACGCAAGAACTGGAGCGAGTGCACGGCTCTCACCGACGCCATTGCCACGGCGGAGCAGTCGATGGGAGAGAGCGGTCGCATTCTGGTGCGAGCTAGCGGTACGGAGCCGGTGCTGCGGGTGATGGTGGAAGCCGAGCAGTCAGAAGCTGTTGAGCAATGGACAGGGCATCTTGCTGCTGTTGCCGAAGACCATCTCAACGTGGCCTGACGGTCAAGTCCTGCGCCATCAGCAGAGCGCCATCGCAGGCATCACCCTTGGCCTCACCCCAGCGGGCAACGGGTATCGACTGACGCATGGTCTGCTGCACGGCTGTGCGGAAACCCATGAGATGGGTGATGGCTCCCCCCTGGCAGACCACCAGGGGGGAGCACAGCGAAAGCTGCTGCGCCACGGTGCTGATGCAGTTTGAGAGGGCTGCTGCTGATCGCTGCACGATCTCCTCCGCGCCCGAGCAGCCCTGGGATGCCGCCTCTACTACCAGCGGAGCCAAGGCCGCGAAGTCCGCCGTGCCGAAGTCGTTCTGTACCACCCGGGCTTTCACCGCTGCGTGGCTGTCGCATCCCATCTGATTCCAGATCTGCAGGCGCAGTGGATGGTCGGGCAGGCGCCCATCGGCCATGCGCAGGGTCAGTTGCAATCCCTGGTGGCCGAGGTCAAAGGCTGAGCCGGCTCCATCGAGCAGCCATCCCCAGCCGCCACAGCGGTGTTCATGGCCGTCCTCGCCTCTGCCCAGCACGATCATTCCCGTGCCGCTGATCGCCAGGATTCCTGCACCTTCAGGAATTGCACCTCGCAACGCCGTGCGTTCGTCTCCGGTGACCAGCACCTTGCCCAGTCTTGAGCCATCACTGATGGCCAGGGCATGACCCACCAATGCTTCGGCGCGCTGCTGCAACCTTGTGCCTTGTTCGATGCCGCTGGCTCCGACAACGGCTGCCTGGATCACGCCAGTGGGGTGATCTTTGAGGGCGTGCTGTGCACTTGTGCGGATCGCTTCGAGAAAACGTTGCTCACCCAGAGGGGCATCCAAATGACTGACGCCGGGCCCCTCGCCCTCACCAACAGGCTGAAGCAAGCCGTCCTTAACGAGGCTGAGGCGGCAGCGTGTGTGGGTCTGTCCGGCATCGAATCCTGCGAGCAGCGTCATGATTTTCCGGGTCGACTCACCAGGGTGGCCAGGGCAAACCAGCCGATCAGTTGCACTTCGGGGCGGAAGAAGATCGTGTCGGTGCTGCCCTGCATCAGCAGGCCAGCGATGGCAGCAAGGCTGGCGATGGCCGCCAACGCGCTTGGCCCGTCTGTTTTGAGCTGCTTCAGGCCCTGCCTCAGGCTGCTGACGAGCAATCCCAGGCAGGCCAATAGCCCAGGGATGCCGGTTTCCACCAGGATTTCCAAAGGAACGGAGTAGGCACTGAGGGCGTTGAACTTTGGCTGTTGATAAAGGGGGTAGATGCTGTTGAAGGCTGCATTGCCAGGGCCGATGCCAAGCCAGGGACGGTCTTGCACCATCTGGATGGCCGCCATCCAGACGTTGATGCGGAAATTGTTGGAACTATCGCCTCGTCCTGCCAGCAGGCTTGAGATGCGCGTGCGGATGGGATCGATCTGGGTGGCCGCCACCACAAGACAAGCGGCCCCAACAACCAAGACTGCTAGGGGGACGAGACGTCTCCAGAACGGAGGCCAGTGGCGGGTCCAGCGCAGCAGCAACAACAGCAGCAGCACGGCGACGGCAGCCACCATTCCCAGCCAGCCCCCTCGGCTGTAGGTGAACAGCGTGGCTGTTCCTGCGAGCACCAATGTGGTGCCAGCAAACAGCTGGGCTCCTACTCCACGCCACCGCACCAGAGCGATCGCCGCGAAGGGGATCAGTGGCAGCAGATACCCCGCCAGGAGATTGGGGTTTCCCAGGGGGCCATAGATCCGAATGGTGCCGGCGCTGACCGAATTTGGATCCGCCCAGCCCGCCAGTTCCTCGCTTGAGACATAGAGCTGACGCAAGGCGAGAACACTGCTGAGCAGGCCGCCACTCAGCAGTCCGGCGACCAGCCGGTCCCACCATCGTTCATTGCTCAGCAGCAGTTTGCAGAGCAAGGCATAGACGCCCAGGTAGCTGAGCAGTTTGATCAGGCCTTTGCTGGCAGCGATCGGAACAGGCGAAAAACCCG from Synechococcus sp. UW69 carries:
- a CDS encoding TatA/E family twin arginine-targeting protein translocase gives rise to the protein MNIFGVGLPEMAVIGAVALLVFGPKRLPELGRTLGKTLKGFQSASKEFEREINKAMADPEVPADAAKPVEELPPGD
- the pth gene encoding aminoacyl-tRNA hydrolase gives rise to the protein MTTDLKLVVGLGNPGTKYTGTRHNIGFMALELFSERSGFSFRQQAKLHGLAADTGVGDQRLRLLMPQTYMNDSGRAIRAALDWFGLEPHQLLVLVDDMDLPLGRLRLRAQGSAGGHNGLRSTIQHLGTQAFPRLRIGIGAPAENPAERRARTVSHVLGPFSKLEQPCVGAVLDAVLEGIHRLQRQSFERAGTWINGFRYDLESED
- a CDS encoding DUF3146 family protein, which encodes MPALPATTAHLRVLRQCFQAKRVEGEVSAGGFEWQFSWAFDRGELMVEPSLGRALIEDALRRFLVRSDYKLEPGGDYTFMVRARF
- a CDS encoding resolvase encodes the protein MKRVAVLDPGRCKCGLVLADLQHGLVSEGHVLTPEAVEPWLEQWNQDQALDRILIGDGTGSQAWIKRLEGLGSLTVIPEQGTTLRARQRYWTLWPARGWRRVLPKGLRIPPVDLDAVAALVMLEEHLGCHLQWPEPAPTFVLKTWP
- a CDS encoding DUF3084 domain-containing protein, which encodes MSGWALILVLLVLGGVLSTLGDRLGSRVGKARLSLFKMRPRRTAVLITVLTGSLISALSLGLLLLVSRQLRVGLFELDALQDRLQDSRRQLDAAEREREETRTEANRIAAELKQSQQRADTLRRELAPLQNERAQLEAERERLSRDIASRDADIQRTEAELKSVRSRIRAGEQELKELEFNLVALRRGSVVISSGQTLARATVRLDAPDQAKQAVDRLLQEANANAYGKVRPGEAPERQLIRVPRSDVERLQNIIRKPDTWVISLRSATNVLRGETAVYAFPEVRPNRPVAQSGDVLATTTLRTDERTPEGIRTRLNLLLASAYAEVQRRGSLTEGLQFDGSALSQLAQALMEGPSKSVVLKVIAAGISYSSDAVVVTVEASP
- the ntcA gene encoding global nitrogen regulator NtcA codes for the protein MTSSRGFSRYAPQMVAPTPSTEPANRSLLEIIRDLDGASSELVDRNKTIFFPGDPAERVYLIRRGAVRLSRVYESGEEITVALLRENSLFGVLSLLTGQRSDRFYHAVAFTRVEMVTAPATSVKAAIEADTSVGLRLLQGLSSRILQTETMIETLTHRDMSSRLVSFLLVLCRDFGVADELGITIDLRLSHQAIAEAIGSTRVTITRLLGDLRQSGLVQIDRKKITVLDPIALAKRFS
- the rph gene encoding ribonuclease PH, producing MSQTAGSRTDGRRPEQLRPFSVTWNPMGFALSSLVVHTGRTAVLCSVCLEDKVPRWRKGEGLGWVSAEYRLLPGSTPQRQSRELMKLSGRTQEIQRLIGRSLRAVIDMKRLGERTLLIDCDVIQADAGTRTASITGAWLGLEQACLSLVEKGILEQSPLIDQVAAVSVGLVGGQALLDLDYSEDSRAEVDLNVVQAGDGRLLEIQGTAEGAPFSRSQLNELLDLAEPGLTSLMQAQRQAMNEHSRVT
- a CDS encoding cob(I)yrinic acid a,c-diamide adenosyltransferase, whose product is MTTSLADPQAFQNSLDRDQQALQRAGLRPLPPVADPPPLYLVAPEGQLQVHTAPYRGSFASVLSQAMRSAGLGSRVLISQFLKGGVQQGPAGRVQLCGGLVWLRPEVPLCLSSPNHPGGAEAVAAVWSICRQHLIQGDLDQLVLDEIGLAVAFGYLNESDVISALEQRPASMDVIITGPAIPAGVVEMADQVTELRRGF
- the dcd gene encoding dCTP deaminase; this encodes MLKCDRWITEQAGQGMIEPFQSGLVRHLDPEQKLRPVLSFGCSSYGYDLRLSPQEFLIFRHVPGTVMNPKRFNPANLEPTPLHEDEDGRYFILPAHSYGLGVALEKLRVPPNITVICLGKSTYARLGIIVNTTPAEASWEGHLTLEFSNSSGADCRIYADEGICQLLFFEGDPCATTYSDRQGKYQHQPERVTLAKV
- the thyX gene encoding FAD-dependent thymidylate synthase, with amino-acid sequence MDRFRVDLIAATPNPQQCIYAAMHQDYSEGFVAGDRASWPDEQRAGEICVKRLLSGERGHYGPMEHAQIVLNVGWFPHSVMQQARTHRVGVSFDVQSMRYTGDRICRAADGALELEEVFYLRPVGDYSDRQGKKYAYTEELRNQDLDLCRSAAERYRDLLKAGFSEEHARGILPFDYRQHFVVSFSLRAFLHFMDLRAKLDAQLEIRQLCDLMWPHMVDWAPEFAAWYEKSRLHRARLAP
- a CDS encoding thioredoxin domain-containing protein; translated protein: MTRSPESSPLGTTQRWVLVLVAVALALGLVMLRGGIQSESPMEQLARRSLDPQTALNNGRPTLIEFYADWCQVCREMAPSMLELEQSSREQLDVVLVNVDNPRWQDLVDRYDVNGIPQLNLFNAEGEPRGRSLGLRSSEELQLLSAALLENQPLPALPGVGSISRLPGPSSADSALAGTSIQPTAGPRSHG